The genomic window tgagcCCGCCTTATGATTGAAGGTTAAAAAtttgaaggctttttttttttaaagggtcgATTTCTTTTATGTTGAATGTCTccgagcagaaaaaaaaaaaaaagtgctgacaGTGCAAAGCATTGAGTTTCAAACACTGCTTTGTCTTCcaggtgctgttttttttttttaatggcctgctgttttatttttcccgTTTGCCTTTAAGAGCCGCCCTGCTGTCGGTGTGTAGAGAGGCGGCTCCTTTGAAAAGGTGTCGCCAAAGCCCGCTGTGTGATCCGGGCCAAGGTCACTGCCAAGACATGCTACGACACCAGACTCTTATTTAAATGTGCGGACGAATACTTTTCTACAGCTCGCAAGTCTGTTAGTCTTACTCAGACTAACATGATGATGTAACGAGGGATTTGCACACGGTGTTTGCAAGATGTCAGATTCATCTACTCAAAAGACCGATAACTGACCGAGACGTtggttctgtttctgtgtgatcTAATGAGGTGAAACAGTGATTGTCCTTATAATTTACAAATGCTGAACATCCACTTGTTTCAGCTGCTTTTCTTGTTTCACACGTTTTTCTTATGACATTTGACCTTTTGTTGACTTTTGACATACCAAACTAGGCCTCTGTTCTTTAgtcttaaaactttttttttttttttttttgttatcaaaTAGGCATCGAAACGTCAATACACCAACAAATGGCAAATGAATGGATAAAGAAACGGATCATTAGCCTTCCCTTTGAACTCATTTCTGTTAAAGTAGgagaacatgtttttgttgctgaacTTTGACCTGCCATTTCCTCTAAGTTAGCTCATTATTCCTATCCATAATAATAACATGAACTCCCTAGTATATTCAGAAAGAAGTCCAAACAGGCAAGAGATATGGTAggccaaaaagtaaaaaaaaaattaaaataaatgtaaatagagGCCACAATTTGATttgaaaagaaagcaaaatgtcaaattatgAACCAAACTTTCACTTTTCTTCGGTCCAACTTAGATTTTTCAACATTTGGCACAAACTGTGTGCATGCTTTTGCAGTGCGTGATTAAAAAGTTACGTTTATCTtgttcataaagctgatcatatgaTGACTTTTAAATGAGCTTATTTACCACTGATCCAACCGTCTTATGATCTGACTACACACTTTCACTTTCAGACATCGTTTAATCGTGTCTCCCTCTTCAAGCTCTTACAATTATCATTTATCCCAAATCATGTACCTGATAAAAATGACTCAAGTAAAaatctctctccttctctctctgtgtccttcaCTCTTTCCCTCTCATTTCTCCTCCAaacctcccctctcctctctgccatGGTAAAGTCTGCTCCTCAGTCAGAGCTGGAGACACCTCTCTCAACTTGGCTTATTTTTAGAGTAATTTGTCGGcggtgttttcctttttaatggCACCAAACGAAACCCCAGAGCTGTGTGTGCggggggaaagagagggagctgaggaggaggtgtgtgtgtgtgtgtgtgtgtgtgggggggggggggtttgaagTTAGGGGGGTTATACGGCAGGCGGGCCCCAGCTGCGGGCGCTTTGATTTGGTGAAAGCGGCGATTGAGACGCGAGGCTGTGCCAGTTATCTTAACCTCCCACACTTCAAAAGCTGGGCAAGAACTTGTCCGACTCCCTCCcaaccccccctctccctccgtCCTGTTGAGGGAAAGGAATtgggggagagagaagaaggaggggaGACTGAACCTACGCTAGCCCTCTGAACAGAGGAGCGTTTCATTTCCTGCGAAAAAAAAGTCCAGCCGGCATTCCTGAGCACTAATatagagagggaggaggaggaggaggaggaggaaggtgaaggggagaggaggggtcAAGTTGCTCCTGAATCCCAGTGTTTGTGTCGGCTGGACCTTGTGAAGAGTTGGCCTGGTCCCCCTTCCTACAACCAACCACCAtgctagcacacacacacacacacacacactcctgctaaTACCAccaaacctgcacacacacacacacacacacactcctgctaaTACCAccaaacctgcacacacacacacacacacacacacacacacccacgcacgcacgcacacgcacactcacacacacgcacgcactcCTCACCCGCAGCCCCTCAGGCCTCTTCCCCAGGCAGGAAGGCCGGTGCTTTTCATGTCTGTGGTTGGGGGAAGGAAAAAATGCTCCCCAGGAAACAGGGTGCAGAGCCGGGGGTGCGGGCCCGCTTTGAGATCCTGGGATGAAAAGAGCGAGGGCGGCGGAGGTAAATAAAAGCGACAGGGGCTCTCTCTCCTTTCAATCTGTGCTCAGGGTCAGCTCTCCTCAGGGAAAGGTGGCCTCTGTCCCGTTCCCTTTTATCCACATGTGGTAGAGCACTCGGcagagaggggtgtgtgtgtgtgtgtgtgtgtgtgtgtgtgtgtgtgtgtgtgtgtgtgtgtgtgtgtgttgagactTTAGAGTGTTAAGATGCAGCGAGCAGCAGGGCTCAGCTGACTCCTTCcctacaaaaacacactcttGGCTTTGCCACAAGGGAAAAGCAAACTAATACCGtttcttttcccctttttctcgTCTTCACAAAACATCCATCTTTTTGAGTCGCAGGAGGCATCCATCCACCTCTGTCTCTGCCTCTCCACTTTGATCACAGATTCTATTTGATGCTGCTCGGGTCTAAAATAACCCTCCTCGGCTTGTCAATAACTGTAGCTAACTCTGTTATGTTAGCTCGCGCCCCGGATCAcgagggggaagaagaagaacgcCTTCATTTCGCAGCTTGACAAACAATTTTCCTGTCAGGGAAAGGGGCCAATTTCATGAAGTCCTGTGAAGTGGATGGAGCAGCAGCTTCAATCTGCACCTGAGACACTTTGGTTCACAATATAACTACCGACATAGCACAATGAACTCTTGCTTGCTGTATCCAAATGGGTCACTGCGGCATGTCGTCCTGTGCGGTGAGCATTTCCTCATCTTGTTTTCCCATCGCCCACCTGCGGCGGCAACCTAAATGTCAACCAGAAGTGCCACAATCAGGCGCTTCGCcctgagagagtgagaggaatGATTCAGGCAggggagggcagagagagagagagagagagagagagagagcagcactGCCAGCTGGGTCACTGCAACCCCGATGTTAAACCAGATCAAAGCTAGACCGGCCCACATCCTGTCGCTGACCTATAACCCCTCTGTAGTTCAGAGCTTTAGCTTCACACTGCTGTGAAGGCTCAAATTCAATCAGCTGTAACACAACGAAACAGAGGAAAACACATTGATAAGGCAGATGTAATGACAGTGTTATTTATCCCTTTCTGAGCGAGGGGGCATGCCTGCGCGGTGAGACACTTCAGAGTCATTATGAGTCATCCTGATAGCGTCTGGTTTTGGTTTGTGTGACGTGAATGCGACcactgttttggtgtgtgttacTGATGTGTTTCTaattattcccccccccccccgatgagaaaaagcagcttttttttttctttgtatacAGATGCAGTTACTTCATACTTAGTGTGGTgattgatgttttcattttgttcctctctttgttttgttttttttctccccatcAGGAGGAAAACGTAGCAACTTCTCCACATGCAAAGCAAAGGCAGCAGCTACGGGCCCTCTGCTCGAGATGGAGGCCTGTTAAGATTCCACGAAGACCCTGAATATCTCCAAACTCAAGCCTCCAGATCTCAGAGGACCCCCCATCCCAACCCCAACTTAACCCTATTCCCatcacagtcacagtcacaaccaccaccaccaccaaaaactcttcactgtttgacccccccccccccccacccccctcctgcTGTAAAGACACTGAACTGAAGACAATCATGATTAGTAGGAGCACCCTCACAAAACCACGTCCTCACCCAGAATCCACAAAACCGCAATTAAATGTCTGAATCTTGTCCTTTTCACAATCAGCTTTACCACAATCCGAGGCACTGCACTGAAAAACAGCAGCAATTTGTAAAGTGCGCACAAACTGCACCATCCAAACACCTCTTTCTacgtttattgtaatttatttgtCACCTCGGTTCGTTTGTACAGTTCATAAGGTCGACATTCACTTCCTCAACACCTTTTCCCccttccccttctctctctctcttcctggaTTTTTGAGACCATTTGGGGTTTCCCACCCGACCGACCAAACACCTCTTTTTAGACTGCACTAAAGGAAGACGGAGGGATCTCATCTtgtctaaaaaataaataaataaataaaaaaaaaacgtcctcaAGGCGCCATTTTGAGTTTGTTGCTGACCAGTCGGTGCAAAAAGGATCAATGTTTTAATTTGCGTTTGGTTTTAGACTGACTTATTTTGAATGCTTTTTTGTATCTTGAACCCTTGTTTCAATTTCTCGGTGTatattttagtgattttttttattttaaatattgttttttttttatatagtggTTATATATGAAAATAAGCTTTGGACACAGGAAAGCCATTTTTCTTGTTGAAGCGTCTTGCAGAAAATTGAAACTTAAGGCTTCTTTTGATAACTATTTGTAACAAATAGTGACCTCGAGTCTTGCTCAGATGTAAAATAATGCTCAGTAtgtgtactttttaaaaactgtcagGATATGTCAATTTTCTTGGTATTTTTGCAGGCAAAATTAGGACAAAGGCGAGAGTGCTAGCTCAGAGGcctatattttattgttctaaaacatgacaaatgaagcagatatatatatttacccCAGCACTTGGCAGTCTTTCTTTTATTGCaatggacctttttttttttgtcttttctctctcgTAGCTGATAGTGTGGTCTTTAGCCATGTTGTTTATTCCATGCAAGCATCTctgtaacattttgattttaatgcTCTATTTTAGTATTACTTGatgaattcctttttttttttttattatcatatttCGGGTCACTGTCATCTTGGTTTAGCATTTTGCTTCCCAAGTGGTCATATTTGAActgtttcaacatgtttttgttttgttttgtaagaaaaataaaaaggcaccATTGGCGCATTTGATCACGTGTGTTATGGTTAAGACCAGAGCTTTAAGTGCCGGATCAACCGTCGGTGTCATCATTTCAGAAAAAAGATGAATGGTGGTGAATAAGAATGTCAAACACATTGAGTCTTTGTGGAGATGTACACAATGCATAGGGTTACATTCAAACAGAATTATTGTGATAATGAAAAAAGAAGCCTTCATCGACCGTTTTAGAAGTGGGTAAAAAGTTGATTTTAAGCGTGAGATTCATCTATGAAAGAACTGTCAGGTAAACAGACTttagctttatttaaaaaaaaaagtaccttaTTGAATTGTTTGAGATGAGCAGCGTTTTGATTAAAGAGCCAAGATCAAAGGGAAATTCTATTCACAGTCCAATCTGGTTTGGGACTTTAAAACGCGGTTATTTCAGGTAAGACAGCGCCCCCTTGTGTTCATTGTGGGTATAAAGTAGATTTTGAACTAAAGAAACCAAtcaagacacacagacacacttgtTTCTGTCAGTTTCTCTACAAATCCCAAAATTTAAGAATCtgaacaaaaactgtttttactgtctgctgaaGGAGGAACGCTTCTTGCCTTAAAACTGAATTAAAGATGAGCTTAATTGCCACGCGTTTGAtgttaaaagtttaaatctTGAATAcgtttcaataaaaataaaaaataaaactttttcatATTTACTATTCTGTATTGCTCCTTGCTCCATCTCAAAACAGACTTTATAAAAATGTCCAAACTCGTCTCGCTTTTGTTCAACTCTTACAGCTTATTGGTCCACCTGTTTGATTTACTCAGTAGGACTGAGGGTCGGTCTTTTAATGAGTGTGTTCTTGTGTATATTAAGGACTTGGAAAAAGTTCCAGCCAATGATTAACTGTTGTGTGGGAAAACGCACCTCGAGGGCAGCAAGGTGCTATCAAAGGCACTAAAGAAGAAGCCTGCTCGCTAGTAACCATGAGTTAACACTACAGGTTTTAAATCTTTCAGATCAGATGAGAAGTCATTCATCACCTCTGTAATGTTGAAGGGTGAtgcattttgtttggtcacactGAAGGTTTATACGATTTAAGTAAACTGTTCTAATCCTCTTGAAAAGAGCCTgttgtgttctcacatcagctatCTCGGACTaccttcagaaaaaaacactttgggGGGGGcttgcaggagaaactctggataaagtcagagtgaaagaTTCGGCTGCTTCAGTTCAcacagctcaccctgaaaacttcaggagttttttgtAAGTGTCAAAGCAGTGTGTCAAAGCAGTGTGTACATCATCTGAGGTCATATTGAAGAGCTCCTTTATGCTCAACAAGCAATGATTCTGTTCAGCAACTAATATGATTTTGTTATCAATCAGCATCAgtagaaaagtaaaaagaacATTAACACCTTTCACTCATAACAATGACAGACACAGAGTACATAAAAATCTCTATTTAATTAGCTTTGATCAGTTCAGTTTGAAATACTGAGATGTTGTAGTGGACGTCCATAATAATTACACACATAAAAATCGACCTTTAATATAAAAGGCACTGACTGTTTTTCCTTTCACTTTTCTAACGAGTCTCTCTTGGAAAGCTCATTTGTTGAAGTTCTCGTTGGTTAGGGAGGGACGTCTATTcacacaatacatttttaaattacgGTAGATCACTTTTTGCCGTAAAAtccttctcctgtctttttGCCGCATTTTCCCTCTCCCACCAGCCGGTTCAGGTATTCACTTTGGGCAAAGAGGGGGTTGTCGGGGTCCTTCTCGCTCCAACCTGCGATTACAAGAAGAGGCGGggtttttcatgaagtataaATTAGAACTATTGCTCCGTCATGCAGCAGATTCATGATTATCCCAGGATGTCACACTTTTTTAATGCCATGTTAACAATGTTTTATATCACACAGTTTTACTCACCATCAATGATGAACTTAATGGTGTCTAGTCCTACATAGTCAGCCAGCTCAAAAGGTCCCATTGGATAGCCTGCACCGAGTTTCATGGCGATGTCAATGTCCTCTTTGGACCCGTGacctgaggaagaaaagaaaagataacCCATGAAGGGCTGCAGGAATAAATCTAACCTAAAACACAATAATATGAAGACACATTTGATGCTATATGCTTAAACATGAATGAGAGTGCAAAGAAATATCTGTGCACACCTCCTTTTAATTCCCTCCGTTCTTCAGTTTACTCTTAAATACCATAAAACACATAATGGCACTTCACTGTGGTAAATAATCCCATTACAGAAACTATACACTCGCATGGTACAACCCAGAATTCAATGCACTTATTTGAGATTTAAACCATTTGATCCACAAACAAGACTCGTCCAGTAAGCAGACAAATGCTGAATGCAAAAATCTAACCTGGGGGCATCGGCCTCACCTGATCTGTCTGAGCGGTTTCACGGCAAAGCACTcaagcttttcctttttttattcatattaaatcattttaaaacacccTATAATACCTTCCCAACGACTTCAAAATGTAGTACTGTCTTGAGATGGTCTGTAACATTCAAACCTTATGTAGTCCACGACAACATGTGGCTACATATGGAATAATTCAAGTGGATGAATACCTATTGAGAGCAAAGCTAGTCAGTATTGCTAAGTGATGCAGCTGGGTGTACATACCTCTTTCATGCAAGCGGACAGCTTCGAGTAAGTACGGAACAAGCAGGCGGTTCACAATGAATCCTGGTGTATCCTGAATAAAGACATGTGGATACTGCTGAGTGGGCTCTCAAATATATTTGAAGACACAACAAACTTATTAGGAGTCGGGAATCAAGTCCTACCTTGCAGGACACAGGTGTTTTTCCAAGCGCTTTGCTGAAGTTCAGGAGGGAATCGAAAGTCTCTTGGCTCGTTGATGGCGTTCCAATTACCTACAAATGATAAGAACTTCAGTGGTTACCAGTGCTGTACAGGCGGGGCTTGTAAAATAGTTTTCAGGATCACTGGCCACACTAATGCAACCATTGGCCCAGGAACATAACTTTTGATTTATAGAATTTCAGTCAAACGTCCGTATCTTTTCTATACTCAACGTACTTGTCCGCATATATCAGCATTGATCAACAGATTTGGCAAAAGATTAcattcttcctcttccttctgttgttgttctgtCTTTGGTGAATTGCTTTCCTTTAAATGTTGACTTTTGCCCGGCTCTTAGCTGGTTACCAGTcgttttaaatacatttagctACAATCCATGTCATTGTGCACAATCCGAGTGCGGTGAGTCCGCTCGCtggagtgacagcagtgaagctgtTGGTGGCAGCTGCCTTTCAAGTATGACAAATGCATGTGGGTGCATCCGTTAAATGTTgaattctctgctctgtgagttTCAGTATCCCCACTTGCAAAGAAATGACATCAAGTGCTTTTGTATTTAAGATGGACAAACGGATGTGTGGagctttgtattgacgagctgttgactcaaatcacaacactcgtCAACAAGCcgaaaaaaaaggatattttgCCGTCTTGTCCGTCTACGCGAGCGACCGAGAGGAAAGTAGAAACGGGAAGTCGAGGCAAAAACAGCGTGCCAATTTGCGCTGCGTCACTCGTGGGCAGTTAAGACACTTCAATAGGAAACAATAGAATCAGGCTGATTTTAATGCTGACGCTCGCGTCACGAGCTGTTAAAATCACTGATTTCAAACCACTTGATTGTGACTTCATTGTGTCTCATTGACCTCCTGGCTccatctcctgtctctctcacttgTTGACTGCTGTGCTCCCGTACAGACAACATCATCCAGATCTTAAATCATTGTTATCAAACATGTTGGAAATGAATGGGACACCTCAAATAAGTCTGCACCGTATTAAAGTTGCATCTGTAAAACCATTCCATTACTAAATAAACTGAGCGGACTACACCAAGGCCCCAAATACTTCCACAACTGTCATGAGAGGCGGGTAGAATATAAATCGGTACAAAATTCCAGAAGTCTGAGTTGGCTTGACGTGTATTTTCTGACTTTCTCTCTATGTTTAAGCACTTCCCTGATGTTTTTCCGTGGTAGCAAACTTGTGAACTTGACTTTCAAggccttgtttgtgtttattccaGCCGAGTGAGACAACATCAAATCTCCAAAACATACATTTCTTGCATATTACGGCTCTAAGTTGTTTTCCTCAATCAAGGAAAGGTGGATGTGAATGAGCTGCAAGACCTTACCTCTACAAGCTTCATCACGGGGACGGGGTTAAAGAAGTGAAGGCCACCAAATCTGTCCAGCCTGCTGGTGGCGCTGGCGATGTCGGATATGGGCAGGGAGGATGTGTTACTGGCAAAGATGGTGTGTCtaaacaaaagaacagaagaTAGTAACGTCAAAGACGGCACCAAATATAGTGTGTTAAGACCAGTATTACTACTAAAAATAAGTTCGTTGAGTGTTTTTAAACAGGAAACTTGTATTTGACAACAACACACTCTCTGCACCATAACACCCAAAACCGAGAGTTCAGCGACAGCCTCTTCTGGGTGTTAACTCTTTCTGCAAACATTCTTTCTAAAGACACTTTTAGCTGATAaatgacacagacacacgtCGGTACTTACGCTGGTGCTGCCTTGTCAAGCACACCAAACAGgtcctgtttgatttttaggTTTTCAACAATGGCTTCCAAGACGAGATCAGACGTCTGAGCTGCTTCCCCGGCATCTGTGGAAGTCGACACATTCTGCAGAACTTTCTGGATAAACTCGTCCCCCGCCTGAAACACAGGAACATAAttcatttaatatattttaatctcttatatattcattttaaaatcatcttGAGTTGTATTCCTCTCTGATCTGCTTTGTCTCACCTCTGGTTTCTCAGCAAACTTCTTCTTCACCACTCTTTTGAGGCTCCCTTCGATTCCTTTGACGGCCTTTTTAAGGACGTCTTCGTTTGTGTCCACCAGCGTCACCGAGTGGCCAGTCTGTGCAGCGACCTTTCAGAAGCAAATCAGTTCAAGATTACTAGAAGGGCAGTTGTCAGTGTCTGTGATGTGTAGGTGGATGCAAAGAAGGAGATACTGCTCTCCCTTACCCTttaagatatacagtataataatCTTGATtgactgaagacaaaaaaaaaaaacccacaaaagcATTGTGCATTAGACAACAGGCAATTTCttattgcatgtttgaaaaggagTGGGAAGACGATGAATCTCGAGTTAATTGCATAGGCTTCCTTCTTCAATCCtgaattatgaataaataaataataaatatgttatatatatttatgtaaacTAAATCaacatacaaatatttataaCCGAATATGTTCTGCAAAATAAAGTTTCCTGAATCGACCCATTATAACTTCTATATTGATTTCTTTAGTCttctataaataatattatatttTTGATTAAAAGGTGTTCTTTTCTTAAAGGTGTCTGTACACAGTCATTACTGTGTTAACAACAACAAGTCTCAGTaacaatgacagaaaataaCTGACAGCTAGACTCAAGCCAATCTTTATAAAATCCTTCTCAGAAAAAGTCAATAATCATAATAAGACTGTTAGATCCTCGCTACTGTCCAGCCATTCAAACTTAATGTAGAATAATCACAGTGATGTATGACAGACGTGGGGACGACAAACATGCAAAGTAACTCAGAAGCAGACAGTAAGTGCTCATCCTGAGGCTAGCACTtgactaaaaaacaaacagtgacaggGACACCTTGAGGCCAAATTCAGATCTTCAAACATTCCCTGCTTTGAATCTCAGGTGAATCCTCCTTTAACATTTCCTGGTTACGtcagagaaaaacagcaaaacactGAAACTCCTGTCACacctgtttatttgttgttgttgttgctggcATTGCATTTTAAATAGCCTTTAGTTCTTCATGACTGTGGGATTCCTCTCAACATTTGATAActtgtctttgtattttttttttttgtaacttttgcacacaactttttaaaaccggGGTTGTAAGACTTTATCTCCACATACTTCCTTGTTAGCTGTGGCTGTGATTGGTTACCTGGCTGCTAAAcactgtctggaaaaaaaacaaactatttcattattttaatgaaaaagcTTCAATGGCGGATCATACTGGGGCGACACAACATGGTAATACAGCATGCATAGGCTACTTTAAAGCACGTAGCGCCTGCTCTGATTCATATCATGTGAGCTAGTTAGCTCATAATAGCTACAAAATAAGCTAACAGCTAGTAAAGAAGGAGCTAAAGGGAGTTTCTTCGCCTACCTGTGCAATTCCTGCCCCCATCTGTCCACTTCCGATGATTGTTACGTGCTTAATAACAACATTTCTGACAGCCGAAGACGAAAAGCTTCTGCAGACTCGGTGCGTGAAGAaagccatcgtgaacgacctgCTCGTCTGAAGCCTACAGGACAGAAACAACAGCCCCGGGACACACACGAAGTGGAAGAAGGTCAAACTCGACGGTCACGTGGTATTCTTCAATGACCTTTCACACACATACTATGAATAATATTTGCTCAGGGGTTACATTTTAATGGTAGTAAATACCATATAGCCTACTCAAAGGTGACTTTTATTACAAGctttagaaacaaaaaaaaaattgtctcaCCTGAA from Labrus bergylta chromosome 1, fLabBer1.1, whole genome shotgun sequence includes these protein-coding regions:
- the hadh gene encoding hydroxyacyl-coenzyme A dehydrogenase, mitochondrial codes for the protein MAFFTHRVCRSFSSSAVRNVVIKHVTIIGSGQMGAGIAQVAAQTGHSVTLVDTNEDVLKKAVKGIEGSLKRVVKKKFAEKPEAGDEFIQKVLQNVSTSTDAGEAAQTSDLVLEAIVENLKIKQDLFGVLDKAAPAHTIFASNTSSLPISDIASATSRLDRFGGLHFFNPVPVMKLVEVIGTPSTSQETFDSLLNFSKALGKTPVSCKDTPGFIVNRLLVPYLLEAVRLHERGHGSKEDIDIAMKLGAGYPMGPFELADYVGLDTIKFIIDGWSEKDPDNPLFAQSEYLNRLVGEGKCGKKTGEGFYGKK